Part of the Candidatus Thiothrix putei genome, CTCAATTACACCTATTTTGAAGATACCGATGGACGTTGTGCTCAATGGGTAAAAAGCACCCCTTGCTGGCAAGAGGAGGATCTCAAAACCATCAGCCTCGCCTTACGCCCCGAAGATCTCGACAATCTGTATGCCGTCATCAAAGAGAGTGGCGCACTCGCCCTCAAACGCGATACCTTTGGGGGCGCAAAAGCCGGTCAACGCCATTACACCCAAATCCTTGAAATCATGCTTGACGGTAAGGAAAAGACATTGGTCTACCAAAGTTTTCCGGGGGCTAGTCCAAAACCTGAAGCCTTCGCTCGCTTAGAAACGGCATTGCTCGAATACGCCCGCGACTTGCCTCATTGATTAATAGCCCATTAATTGATCCAACGCATCAATCAACTCTAATGCCGGTTTGTGGAAAAATACACCTGATCCTGCCTGTTCTGGTGTCATGCCGCGCAAAAATAAATACAGCGCCCCCCCAACATGCTGTTCCCATTCGTACCCCCGCAAACGTTGTTGCAAATAGCGATGCAACGCTAAACAATAGATCAGGTATTGCAGGTAATAATGGTGTTCCGCCATCGCTTCTTGCATGGCTAACGGGGTGTAATCAGCCAAAGTTCCACCCAGTTCATTTGACTTGTAATCCACCACAAAATATTGCCCCTCCGCCACAAACACCAGATCAATAAAGCCCTTCATATAACCCGTAAGCTCATTAAATTTTAGCTTGTCGATAGCATGGTGAATGACCTCCCATTCAAGGGGAAGGTGTTGGTGCAGCAAAGCTTGTAATGGTTTCAGACGTAACCGTTCTACCGGAAAATAGAATTCGAGTTCATCAAGGCGTTGAGATTTCGGCAGGTCGCAAAGACGCTGCTGGGTAAACGACAAGGGGGTATGTAAGGTGTTTTCGAGTAGCTGTGCACCTGCTGCCAACCAGCGTTCTGGCAAACCATGCCGTTTTAGTGCAGGACGCAATACAGTGTCATGCTGTGCTGAAAGCGGTTGGGTAAAATCCAGTTCTTCCAGCATTTTATGCAAACAGCTTCCAGCTTTTGCACCACGTGGAAATACATCGCCACGACCCCGGTCGCTGAGCGCAGTCGAAGCGAATACCAGCGTGTCATAGTCCGGGCGCTCATCTTCTTTGCCTGCCGCTAAACCGCTGAAACTACCGACTTTGGGTATCGGTGCATAACGTTGCTGGTAACGGCGGATACTGGGTTGCCATTGCCGATTGTCTGGCTGATAACGTAGCGGCGTTTCATTCACCGGCAATGTCTCATGGCTGATACGGCCTGCGGACTGCTCCACGAGATGCGCTAATTGGGTATGCATCAAACGCTGACGTTCATCAGGTTGCATTCCTTCTTTACGCAATTTACCGAGAATTTCCTTACTCTGCGGCAATGTGCCGAACAGCAGCCAACCCAATGCTGAATAGTAGTCGAAATGGTTAAGGCGTCCGCTCACCAAAGTGACGGTGCAATGGTATTTGGCACGGGTCAGCGCCACATACAATAAGCGCAGGCTTTCAGCCTGTTCAGCCTCCCGGAAACAGCGCCGCGCAGCATCACCCGCTAGAGCATCGGCTTGCAGACGCGAAACGCCTCCGGCTGAACCCGCATCATACCAACTGAACCAAGTGCTGGCTTTGGCATCACGTTCCACCCACAAATAAGGGCAATACACAATACCGTACTCTAGCCCTTTACTTTTGTGGATGGTGGTAATTTGCACCAAATCCTCATCACTTTCTAAGCGCAACTCATGGGCTTCGTCTTTCTCACCTGCCTCCGCTTTTTGCTGCAACCAGCGAACCAAGGCGTGCATTCCATGACCTTGCAAACGACTCTCGGTATGGATGAGTTCTGCTAAATGCAATAAATTGGTAAGGCGGCGTTCACCATCCGCTAACGCTAATAAGTGTGTATAGCGCTGGCGTTGCAACATCCACTGTCGAAACATCGGCATAAAGCCTTGAGTGTGCCATGTTTTATGCCAACGGTGGAAGGCTTCGAGTTCGGCTTCCAGTGACGCAGGATTATCGTCCAACACCAACAAGTCTTGTGCAGTAAAACCACACAGTTCAGTCACCAGTGCTTGTTTAAGCGCCGTTTCATTACCCGGCTCGGCAATGGCACGTAATATCGCCCGGAAATCAGCCGCTTCACGGGTGCAAAAAATACTGTCACGTGATTTTTGTACACTGGCAATGCCACGTGCCAACAACGCCTGCTTAATCTGCTCACCCTGCTGGTTTTCTCGCACCAATACCGCAATATCGCTGCTTTCCACCGGGCGGTCGCCAATCTTAGCTGCCCCCATACGGGCAGCATTCAACAAACGGGCAATGTCATCAGCAACCGCTTCAGCCATTGCAGCCTGTACGCTGGTGCTATTAAAATCCTCCTCCAGCGAATCCCAATCCCACAAACGGATAGGCGACAATGGCGGCTCTACCCGCAAACTGTCTTGAGCTTTACCTGCACTAACCATTTCATAAGCAATATCACTGCGGAATGGATTGGCAGATTGATCAAATAGGTGGTTCAACCCTTGCAACAAATCGGGGTGCGAACGAAAATTATGTTGCAGCGTGTAGTGGTGCTGAGTGCTGTTGGCGGCTTTCAGGTAGGTATAAATATCCGCCCCCCGAAAACCGTAAATCGCTTGTTTGGGGTCACCTACGTAAAATACCGGTTGTTCCGGCTTATCGCGGTAGATGCGCTCGAAAATCTCGTACTGAATCGGGTCAGTATCTTGAAACTCATCAATTAATGCCGCTTGGTATTTCAGCGCCAAACGCGGTGCAAAATCGGGATGTTGTTCCAAGGCATCGCGCAAATGCAGCAGTAAATCATCAAAAGTAAGAATCCCTAATTGCTGTTTCCGCAGTGGCAATTCAGCACGCAGGTGGTGCAGTAATTGCCAACGCAAGTGTTCCAACGCGGCTTGTTCACCTTCCTGCTGGGCGTAATCTGCCGCGATTAATGCCTCTACTTGCGCAAAAAACGTATGCTCTGGGGTGGCTTTACCGTCTTTGGTTTTGTCTGTCAGCACGTTTGGCGTGAAACGCTCAAGCACCTCATGGGGCAACGCCAACGGTTGCGCAAAATAGGTATCCAGCTTGCCCGCCCAGTTCGGCACATGGCGTTTATTGTAAGTGCTGCCATTGAGCGCCCCGCCTAGCAATAAGCTGACAATAGCGTCACGTTCACTTACCCACGTCTGCTGACAGGTTTGCAAGGCTTGGGCAAATGCCGTCTGTAACTGCGCAAATGACTCATTCGTCACCTGCGGCATATCGGTGCGCAAATACGGCT contains:
- the recB gene encoding exodeoxyribonuclease V subunit beta; translation: MQTLNAQTVSLVGTNLIEASAGTGKTWTISWLYLRLIAVYGLTVDKVLVVTYTEAATAELRDRIRKRLADALAFLEERPHEETYEVLLTETPLHDCIQRLQLALVSFDEAAVFTIHGFCKRVLSENAFEARMPFETELVTNEDSLLTELTDKFWYQHFLKPDALHLRLLQKRSLTPDSLLADVRNFIGKPYLRTDMPQVTNESFAQLQTAFAQALQTCQQTWVSERDAIVSLLLGGALNGSTYNKRHVPNWAGKLDTYFAQPLALPHEVLERFTPNVLTDKTKDGKATPEHTFFAQVEALIAADYAQQEGEQAALEHLRWQLLHHLRAELPLRKQQLGILTFDDLLLHLRDALEQHPDFAPRLALKYQAALIDEFQDTDPIQYEIFERIYRDKPEQPVFYVGDPKQAIYGFRGADIYTYLKAANSTQHHYTLQHNFRSHPDLLQGLNHLFDQSANPFRSDIAYEMVSAGKAQDSLRVEPPLSPIRLWDWDSLEEDFNSTSVQAAMAEAVADDIARLLNAARMGAAKIGDRPVESSDIAVLVRENQQGEQIKQALLARGIASVQKSRDSIFCTREAADFRAILRAIAEPGNETALKQALVTELCGFTAQDLLVLDDNPASLEAELEAFHRWHKTWHTQGFMPMFRQWMLQRQRYTHLLALADGERRLTNLLHLAELIHTESRLQGHGMHALVRWLQQKAEAGEKDEAHELRLESDEDLVQITTIHKSKGLEYGIVYCPYLWVERDAKASTWFSWYDAGSAGGVSRLQADALAGDAARRCFREAEQAESLRLLYVALTRAKYHCTVTLVSGRLNHFDYYSALGWLLFGTLPQSKEILGKLRKEGMQPDERQRLMHTQLAHLVEQSAGRISHETLPVNETPLRYQPDNRQWQPSIRRYQQRYAPIPKVGSFSGLAAGKEDERPDYDTLVFASTALSDRGRGDVFPRGAKAGSCLHKMLEELDFTQPLSAQHDTVLRPALKRHGLPERWLAAGAQLLENTLHTPLSFTQQRLCDLPKSQRLDELEFYFPVERLRLKPLQALLHQHLPLEWEVIHHAIDKLKFNELTGYMKGFIDLVFVAEGQYFVVDYKSNELGGTLADYTPLAMQEAMAEHHYYLQYLIYCLALHRYLQQRLRGYEWEQHVGGALYLFLRGMTPEQAGSGVFFHKPALELIDALDQLMGY